CCGCGACGCCCAGGCCCTGCGCGATCTCGACGGCGCGCGCGGCCTGATCGGCCGCCAGGTACAGCGCGAAACCCGCGCCCATGTTGAGCGTGCCGTAGGCCTCGTGGTCGTCGAGCGCGCATTCGCGCTGCATGAAGGCCAGCACCGGCGTCTTGTCGGGCACGGCGGTGATGCGGTAGGTCAGGGCCTTGGGGTGGCGCATCAGCTTGCGCCAGCCGTGGCCGGTGACGTTGGCGCTGTAGTGCGGCACGATGCCGGCCGCGGCCAGCGCCTCGGTCACGGGCGAGTACAGCGCGGTGGGCGCCAAGAGCGCCTCGCCGTAGCTCTGGCCGTTGCCGATGTCGGTGAGGTAGCCCTGGGGCAGGCGCTCGGCCAGCTTGCGCGCCAGCGACAGGCCGTTGGCGTGGATGCCGCTGGCGGCCAGGAACACGATGGCGTCGCCCGCGCCGAGCTGGTCGCCCAGCGAGAGCCGGCTCTTGGGGCTCACGATGCCGGTGCAGGAGGCCGCCAGGTCAACCCGGCCGTCGGCCACGATGCCGGCCAGCGCCGGCGTCTCTCCGCCGCCCCAGGCCACGCGGCAGGTGTCGCAGGCCTTCTTCCAGCCCTCGACCAGCGCCTGCGAG
This Variovorax terrae DNA region includes the following protein-coding sequences:
- a CDS encoding AIR synthase related protein — encoded protein: MSSSTPPTPLTYDQAGVNYDLIDPLKIAAQRAAAATGAHLGGHGFGEVAASRGESAYVVDVGPMYLASIVECLGTKTLVADDMARLTGKSYYSAIAQDTIAMAVNDLITVGATPLVVQAYWAAGGSDWFNDAQRSQALVEGWKKACDTCRVAWGGGETPALAGIVADGRVDLAASCTGIVSPKSRLSLGDQLGAGDAIVFLAASGIHANGLSLARKLAERLPQGYLTDIGNGQSYGEALLAPTALYSPVTEALAAAGIVPHYSANVTGHGWRKLMRHPKALTYRITAVPDKTPVLAFMQRECALDDHEAYGTLNMGAGFALYLAADQAARAVEIAQGLGVAALVAGHVEEGPKRVLIDPLGVAFGGDELRLR